The DNA window TTGGCTGTCTATATGTTATTGGATTTTTGTAGATATTTAAGtatgtttgataaatttttatttagatattccATCGTGTAtaactttattataaattaattaaataaaatgcaaTTGTCATCAACAAAGACATAAATAAAgtctattaataaataattttcatttaaaataattttttcatattaaaaaatattataataattaaaaataaataataaaattgtttaacaTAGGTAACAATCAacaattccaaaaataataaaaaatttatattttgtattcatTTACAAACATTATAGAATTTTTTTCATCACcacattaatattttgaatgcaGAAATAGTATAGAGGTTAAGTTTCAAGAAAAAATTATCTGAGACAAAATTTAGAAAAGTGAAACATTACCTCCCTCATTTGttagactttttttttctctttttacatgtggaattttcttaattaatacaTTCATTATATGTACTGATAGTATGTACTGATAGCATCGAACTAACCTTAAATTCGAATTCATCCACTCAAAACCAATCCATGCAATCGAACATCTTAAATTTCCTAAACTTAATTAGCTACTAGTGTTAGTGTTagaacaatatatttaattaggttcaaataaaatagagaaataatagAATTGAATGAAAGACGAATGAatccaaatattaaataatgaattcGGTGCAGGAAACGATTCCCCGCAGTTCTTTTTGTCCTCAGATCGATGCCTGATGAACAAACAACTAAATGCATGGCTACGGTACACTAGAAACTAACACATGTTAATTTGTCAGCTGGTCCCAAAAGAATGAGTACAATTACATGCGTTGCATCAAATTATCGCCACATTCTCAATTGATGTGTAATTCATATAAAggatatatataaaacatgcaTGTTGCATGCAATTAATGTGTCAAGTGCAATAATTTACGTGTCGAATATAAAATTATCCTGTTTCAACTATAAATAAGCAttacccatcatcatcatctcatcAACCTTAGCTAGTAAACAAAAATGGCTTTCCTCTCTCTAGGTCTGTTCCTTATGGTCCTCTTCCATGGCTGCACCGCCCAGTTCAGCCCTCATCAGAATCAATGGCAGGCCTTAGGCGGTGCCCAAAGACACAGGCTCCAGGCAAGAACCAGCTGCGACATAGACCGCATCAGCGCCCGCGAGCCCAACCGCAGGTTCTCTGCCGAAGCCGGAGAGACCGAAATCTGGGACCTAGAAAATGAAGAGTTCCTATGTGCAGGTTTTGTAGCCATCCGCTACACCATCCAGCCACGTGGACTTCTCTTGCCATCCTACACAAATGCCCCTCAAATCTCTTACGTCATTCGAGGtattataaattgtattattatataattaattaattaagcataaattgtatgtatgtatgtatgtatgtataataaataaatgttacgATGAATGAATTAACAGGCAAAGGTATCCAAGGGGCTGTCATTCCAGGCTGCGCTGAGACATTCGAATCCAGTCAAGAATCCGGTTTTCCCGACCGCCACCAGAAGGTTAGAGAAATCCGACAAGGTGATGTTTTGTCTGTCTTTCCCGGAATGACAACATGGGCCTTCAACAACGGCGAGAACCCTCTTGAGTTGATTTCGCTTCTCGATCTCAGCAACGATGCCAACCAGCTCGATCTCAAGATcagagtaattaattaattataattaattaattctatgttttgacaaattaaaaggttaattaattaattaaaaataatgataattaattaattaattaacagaAATTCTTCTTGGCCGGAAACCCATCGGCGGCGAGAGGAGAAGAGCGCCACGGAGCCCAGACCAAAGAAGCCGGCAACGTTTTCAAGGGAATAGACGAGAAATTCTTGTCTGCCATTTTCAACGTGGATGTTGACACAGCAAGGAAACTAAAGGGAGATGAAGATAACAGAGGCAATATCGTCCGAGTTgagaaaaactttgaagttgtATGCCCTAGTTACCAGGGAGAGGAAGCCGAAATGAGAGAGAGGAGACACAACGGTCTTGAAGAAACCGTTTGTACCATGAAGCTGAGTCAGAACATCGACAGTGCTCGTCGCGCTGACGTGTACAACCCACGTGGCGGACGACTCACCACCCTCAACTCTCACCATTTCCCCGCACTCAACACGATCCAACTCAGCGCCGAGAGAGGTGTTCTTTACAGGGTACGTATGTAAATccataaaattaacaaaatgtaCATTTTCTTTACAATTCAGCTAACTGATTTTTGTATGCCTGCAGAATGCTATATTGGCTCCATACTGGAACGTGAACGCGCACAGCATGGTGTATATACTACGTGGGAGCGGGAGGATGCAGATTGTGGGTAGCAAGGGAACAGTTTTCGATGAACAGGTTAAGGAAGGACAGATCGTGGTGGTGCCACAAGACTTTGCTTCCATTAAGAAGGCTAGCCAAGATGGCTTGGAATGGATCGCATTCAAGACTAGTGCCAATGCCATGACTAGCCCCATAGCCGGGAGGATGTCTGTTTTCAGGGGACTTCCCGTGGATGTGCTGATGAATTCTTATGGAATCTCGAGGGAAGAGGCTAGGAACTTGAAGTTCAACAGGGAAGGTTTGAAGGTGTTTGGACCTGGATCCGCCACCAGATCATGaactagggtttagggtttatgataATATATGCATATACATGTTTTTATGTAATAACAATCAAGCTTTTGGTTATAGAGGCCTTGGTTAACAGAGGCTATTTCTTTTTGAATAAGATACAATATATGGTTCGTTGCATCCCCATACCTCTCAATCTTAAAGCTCATCCCACAATATTTTGTCAGTAGTGTAGTGGTATAGATAAGCCTCCACCAATTCTTTTGGAAGAGAGGTGAAAATCTAAGACCTCACCATACAATCGCCCTGTTTCACTACTCAATTTTCCTCAGATTTTCAGGTGGGCGTTTTATCTCTAAGTATAGTAGAAACGAAGAGAGTTCCAGAgaatcatttaa is part of the Impatiens glandulifera chromosome 1, dImpGla2.1, whole genome shotgun sequence genome and encodes:
- the LOC124918935 gene encoding 13S globulin seed storage protein 1-like codes for the protein MAFLSLGLFLMVLFHGCTAQFSPHQNQWQALGGAQRHRLQARTSCDIDRISAREPNRRFSAEAGETEIWDLENEEFLCAGFVAIRYTIQPRGLLLPSYTNAPQISYVIRGKGIQGAVIPGCAETFESSQESGFPDRHQKVREIRQGDVLSVFPGMTTWAFNNGENPLELISLLDLSNDANQLDLKIRKFFLAGNPSAARGEERHGAQTKEAGNVFKGIDEKFLSAIFNVDVDTARKLKGDEDNRGNIVRVEKNFEVVCPSYQGEEAEMRERRHNGLEETVCTMKLSQNIDSARRADVYNPRGGRLTTLNSHHFPALNTIQLSAERGVLYRNAILAPYWNVNAHSMVYILRGSGRMQIVGSKGTVFDEQVKEGQIVVVPQDFASIKKASQDGLEWIAFKTSANAMTSPIAGRMSVFRGLPVDVLMNSYGISREEARNLKFNREGLKVFGPGSATRS